In a genomic window of Streptococcus oralis:
- the pyk gene encoding pyruvate kinase: MNKRVKIVATLGPAVEIRGGKKFGEDGYWGEKLDVEASAKNIAKLIEAGANTFRFNFSHGDHQEQGERMATVKLAEKLAGKKVGFLLDTKGPEIRTELFEGDAKEYSYKTGEKIRVATKQGIKSTREVIALNVAGALDIYDDVEVGRQVLVDDGKLGLRVVAKDDATREFEVEVENDGIIAKQKGVNIPNTKIPFPALAERDNDDIRFGLEQGINFIAISFVRTAKDVNEVRAICEETGNGHVQLFAKIENQQGIDNLDEIIEAADGIMIARGDMGIEVPFEMVPVYQKMIITKVNAAGKVAITATNMLETMTEKPRATRSEVSDVFNAVIDGTDATMLSGESANGKYPLESVRTMATIDKNAQTLLKEYGRLSSVNLSRNSKTEVMASAVKDATNSMNIKLVVTLTKTGHTARLISKYRPDADILAITFDELTERGLMLNWGVIPVTTDRPSNTDDMFDLAERIAVEQGLVESGDDIVIVAGVPLGEAVRTNTMRIRTVR, from the coding sequence ATGAACAAACGTGTAAAAATCGTTGCAACTTTAGGTCCTGCGGTTGAAATCCGTGGTGGTAAAAAATTCGGTGAAGACGGATACTGGGGTGAAAAACTTGATGTTGAAGCTTCAGCTAAAAACATTGCTAAACTGATTGAAGCAGGAGCAAACACTTTCCGTTTCAACTTCTCACACGGTGACCACCAAGAACAAGGTGAGCGTATGGCAACTGTTAAACTTGCCGAAAAACTTGCAGGTAAAAAAGTTGGTTTCCTTCTTGATACTAAAGGACCTGAAATCCGTACAGAATTGTTTGAAGGTGACGCAAAAGAGTACTCTTACAAAACTGGTGAAAAAATCCGTGTTGCAACTAAACAAGGAATCAAATCAACTCGTGAAGTGATTGCTTTGAACGTTGCTGGTGCTCTTGATATCTACGATGATGTTGAAGTTGGTCGTCAAGTATTGGTTGACGATGGTAAATTGGGTCTTCGCGTTGTTGCAAAAGACGATGCAACTCGTGAGTTTGAAGTTGAAGTTGAAAACGACGGAATTATCGCTAAACAAAAAGGTGTAAACATCCCTAACACTAAAATTCCTTTCCCAGCTCTTGCTGAACGTGATAACGATGATATCCGTTTCGGTTTGGAACAAGGTATCAACTTCATCGCGATTTCATTTGTACGTACTGCGAAAGACGTTAACGAAGTTCGTGCAATCTGTGAAGAAACTGGTAATGGTCACGTTCAATTGTTTGCGAAAATCGAAAACCAACAAGGTATTGACAACTTGGATGAAATCATTGAAGCTGCTGACGGTATCATGATCGCCCGTGGTGACATGGGTATTGAAGTACCATTCGAAATGGTTCCAGTTTACCAAAAAATGATTATTACAAAAGTAAATGCAGCTGGTAAAGTCGCTATCACAGCAACAAACATGCTTGAAACTATGACTGAAAAACCACGTGCAACGCGTTCAGAAGTATCAGATGTGTTTAACGCTGTTATCGACGGAACCGACGCTACAATGCTTTCAGGTGAGTCTGCAAATGGTAAATATCCACTTGAGTCTGTTCGTACAATGGCAACAATTGACAAGAATGCTCAAACTCTTTTAAAAGAATACGGTCGCTTGTCATCTGTTAACTTGTCACGTAATTCTAAGACTGAGGTTATGGCTTCAGCTGTTAAGGATGCGACAAATTCTATGAATATCAAGTTGGTGGTTACTCTTACTAAGACAGGTCACACTGCTCGTTTGATTTCTAAATACCGTCCAGATGCTGATATCTTGGCAATCACTTTCGATGAATTGACTGAGCGTGGTTTGATGCTTAACTGGGGAGTTATTCCAGTAACCACTGATCGCCCATCAAACACTGATGATATGTTTGATCTCGCTGAAAGAATTGCAGTTGAGCAAGGTTTGGTAGAATCTGGTGATGATATTGTTATCGTTGCAGGTGTACCACTTGGCGAAGCTGTTCGTACAAACACAATGCGCATCCGCACTGTACGCTAA
- the pfkA gene encoding 6-phosphofructokinase has product MKRIAVLTSGGDAPGMNAAIRAVVRQAISEGMEVFGIYDGYAGMVAGEIYPLDAASVGDIISRGGTFLHSARYPEFAQLEGQLKGIEQLKKHGIEGVVVIGGDGSYHGAMRLTEHGFPAIGLPGTIDNDIVGTDFTIGFDTAVTTAMDAIDKIRDTSSSHRRTFVVEVMGRNAGDIALWAGIATGADEIIIPEEGFKMEDIVASIKAGYEHGKKHNIIVLAEGVMSAAEFGQKLKEAGDTSDLRVTELGHIQRGGSPTARDRVLASRMGAHAVKLLKQGIGGVAVGIRNEKMVENPILGTAEEGALFSLTAEGKIIVNNPHKADLELSALNKSLS; this is encoded by the coding sequence ATGAAACGTATTGCTGTTTTGACCAGTGGTGGAGACGCCCCTGGTATGAATGCTGCCATCCGTGCAGTAGTTCGCCAAGCAATCTCAGAAGGAATGGAAGTTTTTGGTATCTATGATGGGTACGCTGGTATGGTTGCCGGTGAAATTTATCCACTTGATGCTGCTTCAGTAGGAGACATCATTTCTCGTGGTGGTACTTTCCTTCACTCTGCTCGTTACCCTGAGTTTGCACAACTTGAAGGCCAACTTAAAGGGATTGAGCAATTGAAAAAACACGGTATCGAAGGAGTCGTAGTTATCGGTGGAGACGGTTCTTATCACGGAGCTATGCGCTTGACGGAACATGGGTTCCCTGCTATTGGACTTCCAGGTACAATCGATAACGATATCGTAGGGACTGACTTTACAATCGGATTTGATACTGCAGTTACGACTGCAATGGATGCGATTGATAAGATTCGTGATACATCATCAAGTCACCGTCGTACTTTCGTTGTTGAAGTAATGGGACGTAACGCTGGTGATATCGCTCTTTGGGCTGGTATCGCAACTGGTGCTGATGAAATTATCATCCCTGAGGAAGGCTTCAAGATGGAAGATATCGTAGCTAGTATCAAAGCTGGTTATGAGCACGGTAAAAAACACAACATTATCGTTTTGGCAGAAGGTGTTATGTCAGCAGCTGAATTTGGTCAAAAACTAAAAGAAGCAGGAGACACTAGTGACCTTCGTGTAACAGAACTTGGTCACATCCAACGTGGTGGATCACCAACTGCGCGTGACCGTGTATTGGCATCACGTATGGGGGCACACGCTGTTAAACTCCTTAAACAAGGAATCGGTGGTGTCGCTGTTGGTATCCGTAACGAAAAAATGGTTGAGAATCCAATCCTTGGTACAGCAGAAGAAGGAGCTTTGTTTAGCTTAACTGCAGAAGGTAAGATTATTGTTAACAACCCTCATAAAGCTGATCTTGAACTTTCTGCTTTGAACAAGAGCTTGTCCTAA
- a CDS encoding DNA polymerase III subunit alpha gives MIAQLDTKTVYSFMESVVSIEKYVQMAKEYGYSHLAIMDVDNLYGAYHFLEATRKHGIQPLIGLEMTLLKDEENLSLRFLALSTKGYQELMKLSTLKMTGRKKWSDFTSHLEDVAIIVPYFNGVEQLDLGHDYFIGVSPDTSQEVFTRPILPLYQVNSFEKEDIQVLQILSAVKDNVSLREVDVHSQQGIFLPASDLEARFMNHFPQALANLQGLIENVSYQIDPSLKLPRFNPERPAVEELRERAEQGLSDKGLTSAIYHERLNEELAVIHDMGFDDYFLVVWDLLRFGRSQGYYMGMGRGSAVGSLVAYSLDITGIDPVEKNLIFERFLNRERYTMPDIDIDIPDLYRPEFIRYVRDRYGSQHVAQIVTYSTFGAKQAIRDVFKRYGVPEYELTNITKKISFRDTLTTAYEKNLQFRQIINSKIEYQKAFEIARKIEGYPRQTSIHAAGVVMSDQDLTDYIPLKYGEDMLITQYDAHGVEANGLLKMDFLGLRNLTFVQKMQELLAESAGVHLKIEDIDLEDKETLALFAAGNTKGIFQFEQPGAIRLLKRVQPQVFEEVVATTSLNRPGASDYIDNFVARKHGKEKVTVLDPALEDILSSTYGIMLYQEQVMQVAQRFGGFSLGKADILRRAMGKKNAKEMHLMKEDFITGAMKLGHTEEKANQVFAVMEKFAGYGFNRSHAYAYSALAFQLAYFKTHYPAIFFQVMLNYSSSDYIVDALQMGFEVAPLAINSIPYHDKIAKKKIYLGLKAIKGMPRDLSYWIIENRPFSSIEDFVTRLPKNYKKLSLLTPLVELGLFDEFDKNRQKILVNLPNLFVFVEELGGLFADTNYSWTEADDFTEAEKFYKEQELIGVGISPHPLQTLAKQALYPTTPITNLTEGAQATLLVEVQKIKVIRTKKGESMAFLQVHDSKSRMDVTVFSDQYRKFASNLSEGKFYYINGKVQSRDGRLQMIAQDLKEAVAERFWIQVKNHENDKEISNILEQYKGPIPVIIRYEEEGKTVVSTQHFVRKDSALEEKLEGIAMKTIYR, from the coding sequence ATGATTGCACAGCTCGACACCAAGACTGTTTATAGTTTTATGGAAAGTGTGGTTTCGATTGAAAAATATGTACAAATGGCTAAAGAATACGGCTATTCTCACCTTGCTATCATGGATGTGGATAATCTCTATGGAGCCTATCATTTTCTAGAAGCAACTCGTAAGCATGGCATTCAACCTTTAATTGGTTTAGAAATGACCTTGCTCAAAGATGAGGAGAATCTCTCTCTACGTTTTCTAGCCCTATCCACTAAAGGTTATCAAGAGTTGATGAAGTTATCCACTTTAAAAATGACTGGACGGAAAAAATGGTCTGACTTCACCTCCCACCTCGAAGATGTGGCCATTATTGTTCCCTATTTCAATGGGGTCGAACAGCTGGATTTGGGGCATGATTATTTTATCGGTGTCAGTCCAGATACTTCTCAAGAAGTCTTTACTAGACCCATTCTTCCACTCTATCAGGTCAACTCTTTTGAAAAAGAAGATATTCAAGTTTTACAAATCTTGTCAGCAGTCAAGGACAATGTCAGTCTGAGAGAAGTGGATGTGCATTCACAACAGGGAATCTTTCTACCTGCCTCAGACTTGGAAGCACGTTTTATGAATCACTTCCCTCAGGCGCTTGCCAATCTCCAAGGTTTGATAGAGAATGTAAGCTATCAAATCGACCCAAGTTTAAAACTTCCTCGCTTTAATCCTGAAAGACCAGCAGTAGAAGAACTTCGAGAGAGGGCTGAGCAAGGCTTGAGTGACAAGGGGTTGACCTCAGCTATTTACCATGAGCGACTGAATGAGGAATTGGCTGTGATTCATGATATGGGCTTTGACGATTATTTCCTTGTAGTTTGGGATTTGCTCCGTTTTGGACGCTCCCAAGGCTACTATATGGGAATGGGGCGTGGTTCTGCTGTTGGTAGTCTGGTGGCTTACTCACTGGATATTACAGGAATTGACCCGGTCGAGAAGAACTTGATTTTCGAGCGCTTTTTAAATCGTGAGCGCTACACCATGCCTGATATTGATATCGACATCCCTGACCTTTATAGGCCGGAGTTCATTCGCTATGTTCGTGATCGCTATGGCAGTCAACACGTGGCACAGATTGTCACTTATTCGACCTTTGGAGCAAAACAGGCAATTCGTGATGTTTTTAAACGTTATGGTGTTCCAGAGTATGAATTAACCAATATTACGAAAAAAATCAGTTTTCGAGATACGCTAACGACAGCCTATGAAAAGAATTTACAGTTTAGGCAGATCATCAATAGTAAGATTGAATATCAAAAAGCTTTTGAGATTGCTCGAAAGATTGAAGGGTATCCTCGTCAGACCTCTATCCATGCCGCTGGGGTCGTTATGAGTGACCAAGATCTGACAGACTATATCCCGCTCAAATATGGTGAGGATATGCTCATCACTCAGTATGATGCTCATGGTGTTGAAGCCAATGGACTTCTAAAAATGGATTTCCTCGGTTTACGTAACCTGACTTTTGTCCAAAAAATGCAGGAATTGCTTGCGGAGTCAGCGGGAGTTCATCTAAAAATCGAAGATATTGATTTGGAAGACAAAGAAACTCTGGCCCTCTTTGCTGCTGGAAATACCAAGGGGATTTTCCAATTTGAACAACCTGGCGCCATTCGGCTCTTGAAACGAGTTCAGCCGCAAGTCTTTGAAGAGGTAGTAGCAACGACATCCCTCAATAGACCGGGGGCAAGTGATTATATTGATAATTTTGTCGCTCGTAAGCATGGTAAAGAAAAGGTGACGGTGTTAGACCCTGCCTTAGAAGACATCCTTTCATCAACCTACGGTATTATGCTCTATCAAGAGCAGGTTATGCAGGTAGCTCAACGCTTTGGAGGATTCAGTCTTGGTAAAGCCGACATTCTCAGACGTGCCATGGGTAAGAAAAATGCCAAAGAGATGCATCTGATGAAGGAAGATTTTATCACAGGAGCTATGAAATTGGGGCATACAGAAGAAAAGGCCAACCAAGTTTTTGCAGTGATGGAAAAGTTTGCAGGCTATGGATTTAACCGATCCCACGCTTATGCCTACTCAGCACTGGCATTCCAACTAGCTTATTTCAAGACACACTATCCTGCTATTTTCTTTCAAGTTATGTTGAACTATTCTAGCAGTGATTACATTGTAGATGCATTGCAGATGGGCTTTGAAGTAGCTCCCTTAGCAATCAACAGCATTCCCTATCATGATAAAATTGCTAAGAAGAAAATCTATCTTGGTCTAAAAGCCATTAAGGGAATGCCAAGAGATTTGTCTTACTGGATTATTGAAAATCGTCCTTTCTCAAGCATTGAAGATTTTGTCACACGTCTTCCCAAGAATTACAAGAAATTGTCGCTTTTGACGCCTTTGGTTGAACTAGGACTTTTTGATGAATTTGACAAGAATCGCCAGAAAATCTTAGTGAACCTACCAAACTTATTTGTCTTTGTTGAGGAGTTAGGTGGACTCTTTGCGGATACAAATTATAGTTGGACTGAAGCTGATGATTTTACTGAGGCAGAGAAATTTTACAAAGAGCAGGAACTGATTGGGGTAGGTATCAGTCCCCATCCTCTCCAAACTCTTGCCAAACAAGCCCTATATCCGACCACTCCAATCACTAATCTAACCGAGGGAGCTCAAGCCACTCTCCTAGTTGAAGTGCAAAAGATTAAAGTGATTCGAACCAAGAAAGGCGAGAGTATGGCTTTTCTACAGGTTCATGATAGTAAGTCTCGGATGGATGTAACTGTATTTTCAGACCAATATAGAAAATTTGCTTCCAATTTATCCGAAGGGAAATTTTACTACATCAATGGCAAAGTTCAATCTCGAGATGGTCGTCTGCAAATGATTGCACAAGATTTGAAAGAAGCAGTGGCGGAACGATTCTGGATTCAAGTTAAAAATCATGAAAATGATAAAGAGATTTCAAATATCCTAGAACAATACAAAGGCCCAATCCCTGTCATTATCAGGTATGAAGAGGAAGGAAAAACGGTTGTTTCTACACAACATTTTGTAAGAAAAGATTCTGCTCTAGAGGAAAAATTAGAGGGAATTGCTATGAAAACGATTTATCGCTAA
- a CDS encoding Xaa-Pro dipeptidyl-peptidase, which produces MRFNQFSYQPTTSSQRFAELEGLGLKLSPQLSLKRQFEDFIRWSFFTYSNTDYALSTLAADKETDLVTFFQSDRELTAEIFYTVVFQLLGFSYLVDFEDAEQFRKETAFPIVYGDLIENLYQLLNTRTKKGNTLIDQLVSDGLISEDNHYHYFNGKSLATFSTHDVIREVVYVESRVDTDKDGLPDLVKVSIIRPRYDGQIPSVMTASPYHQGTNDKASDKALYKMEGELEVKPPHIIELEEPKLNLVEPHGQAEVVLEAEEKLSHINSSYTLNDYFLPRGFANLYVSGVGTKDSQGLMTNGDYQQIEAYKNVIDWLNGRCRAFTDHTRKRQIKADWSNGKVATTGISYLGTMSNGLATTGVDGLEVIIAEAGISSWYNYYRENGLVTSPGGYPGEDFDSLAELTYSRNLQAGDYIRGNEAYQADLEKVKEKLDRKTGDYNQFWHDRNYLLNAHKVQAEVVFTHGSQDWNVKPLHVYQMFHALPSHINKHLFFHHGAHVYMNNWQSIDFRESMNALLSMKLLGLDSSYQLPTVIWQDNIAPQKWQGLDNFGKQDELHTFSLGNEEKVIQNQYDQKDFDRYGKTYQTFNTELYQGKANQITIDLPVSQDIHLNGRVELKLRVKSSTNKGLLSAQLLELGQKKYLQPYPAVLSARTIDNGRYHMLENLCELPFNPSAQRVITKGYLNLQNRTNLLTIEEIQPNEWMDFKLELQPTIYKLKEGDTVRLVLYTTDFEITIRDNTDYHLTVDLAQSSLILPCQKV; this is translated from the coding sequence ATGCGTTTTAATCAATTCAGCTATCAACCAACCACTAGTTCTCAACGATTTGCAGAATTAGAAGGTCTTGGTCTAAAGCTGTCACCCCAACTGTCCTTAAAAAGACAGTTTGAAGACTTCATTCGTTGGAGTTTTTTCACTTATTCTAACACGGATTATGCCTTGTCGACTTTGGCTGCGGATAAAGAAACAGATTTAGTAACCTTTTTCCAGTCAGACCGTGAGTTAACTGCAGAGATTTTCTACACAGTAGTTTTTCAACTTTTAGGATTTAGCTATCTTGTTGACTTTGAGGATGCCGAACAGTTTCGTAAAGAAACTGCTTTTCCTATTGTTTATGGAGATCTCATTGAAAATCTTTATCAATTGCTCAATACGCGAACGAAAAAAGGAAATACGCTTATCGATCAGCTTGTTAGTGATGGACTCATTTCAGAAGACAATCACTACCACTACTTTAACGGTAAGAGCTTAGCAACCTTCTCTACTCATGATGTCATTCGTGAAGTCGTGTATGTCGAGAGTCGTGTGGATACTGATAAAGACGGACTCCCTGACTTAGTCAAGGTCAGCATTATTCGCCCGCGTTATGATGGACAGATTCCTTCAGTCATGACTGCCAGCCCTTATCACCAAGGGACCAACGATAAAGCCAGTGACAAAGCTCTCTACAAAATGGAAGGAGAGCTTGAGGTCAAACCGCCCCACATCATTGAACTTGAGGAACCTAAGCTGAATTTAGTCGAACCTCATGGTCAAGCAGAAGTCGTCTTAGAAGCTGAAGAAAAGCTATCTCATATCAATAGCTCATACACACTCAATGACTACTTCCTCCCACGTGGATTTGCCAATCTCTATGTATCAGGTGTTGGAACCAAAGATTCTCAAGGTCTCATGACCAATGGTGACTACCAGCAGATTGAGGCCTATAAAAATGTCATTGATTGGCTCAATGGTCGTTGTCGTGCTTTCACAGACCACACGCGCAAGCGCCAAATCAAGGCTGACTGGTCAAACGGCAAAGTCGCAACAACAGGTATTTCCTATCTAGGTACCATGTCCAATGGTCTCGCCACCACTGGTGTTGATGGCTTGGAAGTGATCATCGCAGAAGCAGGTATTTCCTCTTGGTACAACTACTATCGGGAAAATGGTCTAGTGACCAGCCCAGGGGGCTATCCAGGTGAGGATTTTGACTCACTTGCTGAATTGACCTACTCTCGCAACCTCCAAGCTGGTGACTATATTCGTGGCAATGAAGCTTATCAAGCAGACTTAGAAAAGGTTAAAGAGAAACTCGATCGCAAGACTGGTGACTACAATCAGTTTTGGCATGACCGCAACTATCTGCTCAATGCTCACAAGGTTCAAGCTGAGGTCGTCTTTACGCATGGTTCCCAGGATTGGAACGTCAAACCTCTTCATGTTTACCAGATGTTTCATGCCCTTCCTAGCCATATCAATAAGCACCTCTTTTTCCATCATGGTGCCCATGTTTATATGAATAACTGGCAGTCGATCGACTTCCGCGAGTCCATGAATGCCTTGTTAAGTATGAAATTGTTAGGACTTGACTCAAGCTACCAACTTCCGACTGTCATTTGGCAGGACAATATCGCACCGCAAAAATGGCAAGGTCTTGATAACTTTGGCAAACAGGATGAACTGCATACCTTCTCTCTTGGTAATGAGGAAAAAGTGATTCAAAACCAGTATGATCAAAAAGATTTTGATCGTTATGGTAAGACTTACCAGACCTTCAACACCGAACTTTACCAAGGAAAAGCTAATCAGATCACCATTGACCTTCCAGTAAGTCAAGACATTCACTTAAATGGGCGAGTAGAGCTAAAACTTCGTGTCAAATCAAGTACAAACAAGGGCTTATTATCAGCCCAACTGCTAGAACTTGGACAAAAGAAATATCTACAGCCTTATCCAGCCGTCTTAAGTGCTAGAACCATTGATAATGGTCGTTACCACATGTTAGAAAATCTCTGTGAACTACCATTCAACCCAAGTGCCCAACGTGTCATCACCAAAGGCTACCTTAATCTTCAAAATCGAACCAATCTCTTGACGATTGAAGAAATCCAACCAAATGAATGGATGGACTTCAAGCTAGAGCTTCAACCAACTATCTACAAACTTAAAGAAGGAGATACTGTCCGTTTGGTTCTCTATACAACAGACTTTGAGATTACAATTCGAGATAATACAGACTATCACTTGACTGTTGATTTAGCACAGTCTAGTCTTATCCTACCTTGTCAAAAGGTATAA
- a CDS encoding arginine repressor has product MNKSEHRHQLIRALVSKNKIHTQAELQALLAENNIQVTQATLSRDIKTMNLSKVREEDNSYYVLNTGSISKWEKRLENYMEDALVMLRPVQHQVILKTLPGLAQSFGSVIDSLAFPDIVATLCGDDVCMIICEDATKAQACFESLKKYAPPFFFNE; this is encoded by the coding sequence ATGAACAAATCAGAACATCGACACCAACTTATCCGCGCCCTCGTTTCAAAAAACAAAATCCACACTCAAGCAGAATTACAAGCCTTATTAGCGGAAAATAATATCCAAGTTACTCAGGCTACCCTATCACGCGATATCAAAACCATGAACCTTTCAAAAGTGCGCGAAGAGGATAATTCTTACTATGTGCTAAATACAGGCTCTATCTCCAAATGGGAAAAACGTCTTGAAAACTATATGGAAGACGCTCTTGTTATGCTGCGTCCTGTGCAACACCAGGTTATTTTGAAAACTTTGCCCGGTTTAGCCCAATCGTTTGGATCTGTAATTGATTCCTTGGCCTTTCCAGATATCGTTGCAACCCTTTGTGGAGATGACGTCTGCATGATTATCTGTGAAGATGCTACAAAAGCGCAAGCTTGTTTTGAAAGTCTTAAAAAATATGCACCGCCATTTTTCTTTAATGAATAA
- the obgE gene encoding GTPase ObgE: protein MSMFLDTAKIKVKAGNGGDGMVAFRREKYVPNGGPWGGDGGRGGNVVFVVDEGLRTLMDFRYNRHFKADSGEKGMTKGMHGRGAEDLRVRVPQGTTVRDAETGKVITDLIEHGQEFIVAHGGRGGRGNIRFATPKNPAPEISENGEPGQERELQLELKILADVGLVGFPSVGKSTLLSVITSAKPKIGAYHFTTIVPNLGMVRTQSGESFAVADLPGLIEGASQGVGLGTQFLRHIERTRVILHVIDMSASEGRDPYEDYLAINKELESYNLRLMERPQIIVANKMDMPESQENLKTFKEKLAANYDEFEELPAIFPISGLTKQGLATLLDATAELLDKTPEFPIYDESDMEEEAYYGFDEEEKAFEISRDDDATWVLSGEKLMKLFNMTNFDRDESVMKFARQLRGMGVDEALRARGAKDGDLVRIGKFEFEFVD from the coding sequence ATGAGTATGTTTTTAGATACAGCCAAGATTAAGGTCAAGGCTGGTAATGGTGGCGATGGCATGGTTGCCTTTCGCCGTGAAAAATATGTCCCTAATGGCGGTCCTTGGGGTGGTGATGGTGGACGTGGAGGTAACGTTGTTTTCGTGGTAGACGAAGGCTTACGTACCTTGATGGATTTCCGCTATAACCGTCATTTCAAGGCTGATTCCGGTGAAAAAGGAATGACCAAAGGAATGCACGGACGTGGTGCAGAAGATCTACGTGTTCGCGTGCCACAGGGGACTACTGTACGTGATGCGGAAACAGGTAAGGTTATTACAGACTTGATTGAACATGGTCAAGAATTTATCGTGGCTCATGGCGGTCGAGGTGGTCGTGGAAACATCCGTTTTGCAACACCAAAAAATCCTGCACCTGAAATCTCTGAGAATGGAGAACCAGGTCAAGAACGTGAGTTGCAACTGGAATTGAAGATTCTAGCGGATGTTGGCTTGGTCGGTTTCCCATCTGTTGGAAAGTCAACTTTGCTTAGTGTTATCACTTCAGCTAAACCTAAAATTGGTGCTTACCACTTTACGACGATTGTGCCTAATCTGGGCATGGTTCGTACGCAGTCAGGTGAATCCTTTGCCGTGGCGGACCTTCCAGGTTTGATTGAAGGGGCCAGTCAAGGTGTTGGTCTTGGAACCCAGTTTCTTCGTCATATTGAACGTACACGAGTTATCCTCCATGTCATCGATATGTCAGCTAGTGAAGGACGTGATCCTTATGAGGACTACCTTGCGATCAATAAGGAATTGGAATCCTATAACCTTCGTCTCATGGAACGTCCGCAGATCATTGTAGCCAACAAGATGGATATGCCTGAAAGTCAGGAAAATCTTAAAACTTTCAAGGAAAAGTTGGCTGCAAACTACGATGAGTTTGAGGAACTTCCAGCCATCTTCCCAATTTCTGGATTGACCAAGCAAGGGTTGGCGACTCTTTTGGACGCGACAGCCGAGTTGTTAGACAAGACTCCAGAATTCCCGATTTATGATGAATCCGATATGGAAGAAGAGGCTTACTATGGCTTTGACGAGGAAGAAAAAGCATTTGAGATTAGTCGTGATGATGATGCGACATGGGTACTTTCTGGTGAAAAACTCATGAAACTCTTTAACATGACCAACTTTGACCGTGACGAATCGGTCATGAAGTTTGCCCGTCAGCTTCGTGGTATGGGTGTTGACGAAGCCCTTCGTGCACGTGGAGCCAAAGATGGTGATTTGGTTCGCATCGGTAAATTTGAGTTTGAATTTGTAGACTAG
- a CDS encoding DUF4044 domain-containing protein, whose translation MAFGDNGKRKKTLFEKVTLVVVLIMLFVTLAGIFATALGAFSRF comes from the coding sequence ATGGCTTTTGGAGATAACGGAAAACGCAAAAAAACATTGTTTGAAAAGGTGACACTTGTTGTCGTGCTCATCATGTTGTTTGTAACCCTTGCTGGTATCTTTGCAACTGCGCTTGGAGCTTTTAGCAGATTCTAA
- a CDS encoding PspC domain-containing protein: protein MKKLMRSGKDQKIGGVCAGVAHYFDIDPTIVRVIWAVLAFCYGTGVLAYIILWLIAPVSSEY from the coding sequence ATGAAAAAATTAATGAGAAGCGGAAAAGATCAAAAAATTGGTGGAGTATGCGCAGGAGTTGCTCATTATTTTGATATTGATCCAACAATTGTTCGTGTCATTTGGGCTGTTCTTGCATTTTGTTATGGGACAGGAGTCCTTGCTTATATCATTTTATGGTTGATTGCACCAGTTTCATCAGAATATTAA